From Camelina sativa cultivar DH55 chromosome 5, Cs, whole genome shotgun sequence:
GATATTACATCTCAATTCATATTCAAATTGTGTCCTTATTTTTGGTCGAATCTAAATTTGGTTAAACAGTGAATTCGCAAGCATCACGAAATACTTTACTAAGTATACCATGGTCAATTAAATTGGATCCCACCACCACTTGGTTGGAATCAACAATGGTTTTGAAATATCTATCTATAGtggaaaatagaaataaaaattggaGTTAAATTAGATATACAACTTTAGCTTAATATAAAAGAAGTTTACGCTATTTGAtcgagttaatttttttttttttttaacgagaATCAACTGAGTGCGTCTTGATCTATACACAGCTTAGAGaggtcctctctctctttcagccCTTTCTATATAAAacgaaaaaagagaagaaaataaataaccaGAAGTGGTATAGTCTAGGCCGATACATTTcactatctttctctctctctctttcctctttctctttctcattttgaTTCTCCTACTCACacacatttaaaaacaaaaaaagggatTCAGATTTATAAGAGGGTGATGATGTCTTCGAGACAAAGAttggtaagaagaaaaaactaaagagAAACGACCAAAAAACTCAAGCAAACAGTACTTTATATCTTCCTGTTgcaaaacagaagaagatgtcTTGTAATAATGGAATGTCTTTTTTCCCTTCAAATTTCATGATCCAAACCTCTTACGAAGACGATCATCCTCATCAATCTCCTTCTCTTGCTCCTCTCCTTCCTTCTTGCTCTCTACCTCAAGATCTCCATGgtaatacacacacacacacacacacacactaatgcattcatctcctctgtttctaaaTGATATATGCTCTGTTTTCAGGGTTTGCTTCGTTTCTAGGTAAGAGATCTCCAATGGAAGGGTGTTGTGATTTAGAACCAGGGAACAATATGAATGGAGGAGAAGACGATTATTCAGATGATGGGTCTCAgatgggagagaagaagagaaggttgAACATGGAACAAGTCAAGACACTGGAGAAGAATTTTGAGCTAGGAAACAAACTTGAACCAGAGAGGAAAATGCAGCTGGCTCGTGCCTTAGGTTTACAACCAAGACAGATCGCGATTTGGTTTCAAAACAGAAGAGCTCGTTGGAAAACAAAGCAGCTTGAGAAAGATTATGATACTCTTAAACGACAGTTTGATGCACTTAAATCTGAAAATGATCTTCTTCAAACTCATAATCAGAAACTCCAAGCTGAGGTAATTATTATTCTCAtaattctaaagaaaaaaaaactttaatctaaaaagatgatattatttttgttctataaaGATTAAAGATAACCAAATTTGGgttaataatttcataattcaattaatttacatg
This genomic window contains:
- the LOC104788055 gene encoding homeobox-leucine zipper protein ATHB-13; translated protein: MSCNNGMSFFPSNFMIQTSYEDDHPHQSPSLAPLLPSCSLPQDLHGFASFLGKRSPMEGCCDLEPGNNMNGGEDDYSDDGSQMGEKKRRLNMEQVKTLEKNFELGNKLEPERKMQLARALGLQPRQIAIWFQNRRARWKTKQLEKDYDTLKRQFDALKSENDLLQTHNQKLQAEIMGLKSREQTESINLNKDTEGSCSNRSDNSSDNLRLDISTAPPPSIESTLTGGQPPPPPQTLGRHFFPPSSPATGTTTNTTTTMQFFQNSSSGQSMVKEENSISNMFCAMDDHSGFWPWLDQQQYN